The Rhabdothermincola sediminis DNA window GACCTCGGCTTCGACGTCGACGTCGGTCCCCTGTTCCAGACGCCCGAGGAAGCTGCCCGGGACGCGGTAGAGCACGACGTGCACGTCGTGGGCGTGTCCAGCCAGGCAGCGGGACACAAGACACTGGTGCCGAAGCTCATCGAGGAGCTGCGCAAGGCCGGGGCCGACGACGTCGTGGTGGTGTGCGGCGGGGTCATCCCTCCGCAGGACTACGACACCCTGCGCGACGCGGGGGTGGCCGCGGTGTTCGGCCCCGGCACCAACATCCCGGCTGCGGCCCGCACGGTGCTGAGGCTGCTCGGGGAGCGACGATCGGCCGCGTGACCGAGTCGGTCGACGAACTGGTCCGGGGCATCCGGGCGCGGGACCGCCGGTCCCTGGCGCGCGCCATCACCCTCGCCGAGTCCTCCCGAGCCGACCATCGCGCCGTCGCCGCCGGGGTGCTCGAGCAGGTGCTCCCCGAGACCGGACGCTCCGTGCGGCTGGGCATCAGCGGGCCTCCGGGTGTGGGCAAGTCGACGTTCATCGAGGCCCTCGGGCTCCGGATCGTCGAGGACCACGCCCTCGCCGTGCTGGCCATCGACCCATCGAGCAGGCGCTCGGGCGGGTCGATCCTCGGTGACAAGACCCGCATGGGCGAGCTCGCCCGCCAACCTCGGGCGTTCATCCGCCCCACACCGGGGGGTGGCCAGCTCGGTGGGGTGGCCCGGCGTACCCGGGAGGCGATCCTGCTCTGCGAGGCGTCCGGGTTCGACGTCGTCATCGTGGAGACCATCGGCGTCGGCCAGTCCGAGGTGGCCGTCGGTGAGATGGTGGACCTGTTCCTCCTGCTGGTCGCACCGGGGGGCGGTGACGAGCTGCAGGGGATCAAGCGGGGGATCATGGAGCTGGCCGACCTGGTGGTGGTGAACAAGGCCGACGGCGACCTGGCCGCGGCTGCCGGCCGGACGGCCGCTGACTACACCAACGCCGTGCACCTGCTCCGGCCGAAGTGGCGGGCCTGGCAGACGAGGGTCCTCACCTGCTCGGCGCTCACCGGCGCGGGGCTGGCGGAGGTGTGGGAGGCGATCCTGGCCTTCCGGGACGCGCTCACGGCCTCGGGTGAGCTGGCGGAGCTGCGCGCCGCACAGGCCAAGGCCTGGATGTGGGCCGAGGTGCGCGACTCGTTGCTCGAGCGCTTCGAGAGCGCGGCGAGCGTCCGGTCGATGCTCCCGTCACTCGAGGATCAGGTGGCGCGGGGGGAGATCACCCCCTCCGCGGCGGCCGCCGAGCTGCTGCAGGCATTCGAGCGCGACCGCTCGACCTGAGGCGTACCACCACCGAAGCTCCTCACCTCGACTGGAAGCGCTCGAGCACGCGTCGAGCCACGGCTCGGAGCCGGACCCCGAGGCGGCGTTCGGCTTCCCTCCGCCAGAGGTCACGCTCCGCTTCCACGGTCCGCATCCGCGTGCCGAGGTCACGGACGTGCTCCGAGAGCAGCTCCATCCGCTGGTCCCGCGAGGCCAGTTGGGCTTCGAGCGCCGAGAGGCGGGCCTCGTCCGCGAGGATCCGTCGCCGAAGGTCGGCCAGCCGGTTGGCGTCACCTGCGCGGAGCAGCATCGGCTGCTCCGACAGCGCGTCGTCGATGCGCTCGCCATCGACGACCGGATCGGGGAGGTGACTCCTGGGAACCAGGACTTCTGCTCCGTCCGCGGGCTCGACGCCACACAGGGCGGCGGCCCGGGCGAGGAACACGGCCAACGAGGAGCTGCCGTGGCGCTCCTCGGGCACGACTCCAGCGGTCTGAGCCACCTGGGCAGGAACGGCGAACGCAGCCGGGATGACCGGGGCCGGGACGTCGACGTGCACCGGATCGAGCGGGGCCTGCGCGACCTCGCCGGCATCCGCCGCGAGGACGGCGAAGCTCCCCTCCGCGCTCGCCGCGCCCACCTCGTCGTCGTAGGTTCGGACCGTGGCCCGCAGGACGGCCCCCACGGCCCGCTGCTCGGCGGCCACGAGCGCTGCCAGCCAACCCGGCCCCACCCGCTGCCCGGGTCGGAGCACGCTGACGTAGCGACCCCTGGCCTGACGCAGCGCCTCGTTGAGAGCCTCGATCACCTGCCCGTCCTCAGCCTCCACGACCCGGACCTCGTGCTCGACCCCGCGTTGCCCGTCGAGATCGCGGTGCAGGTCAGCCAAGTCGCGTGGGTCCTGTCCCCGACCGGTGAGCACGATCACCGTGGCGAACGGCCTGACCTCGTCGACGCCGGCTACCGCTTCGCGCCGCTGCGGGGGGTGGAGCCGGAAGAGCCGGACGAACTGGAAGGTCGACCCGTACGGATCCGCGGCGTCCCGCCAGGCTCGGAGGAGCCCGTGAGCAGGGGTACCCGGTCGGAGGACCGGCGTGTAGGACGGGAAGCACTGGTCGCTGACGGGGCGGATGACGTCATCGGCTCCGGCCTGACGCCATCCAGCTTCGAGGAAGACGCGCAGCAGGTCCGGGCCCGAGAGGAACTGGGTGTGGGTACGGTCCAGCAGGCCTTCGTCGGTCGTGTCCCACCGGCCCATGAGCAGCTTCGCCCCCACGTCGAAGTGGGTGATGTTCGGGAAGCTGACGACGAGCGGAGCGTCGCTCGGTTCCGCCACCGACGCCAGGGCTCGGAGGGTCGCGGGGATGTCGAGCAGGTGCTCGAGCACGTCGAGCGCCAGGATGGCGGCCAAGCGGCGGCCATCGACGATCCGGGACAGTCGTTCCACCAGCTCGTCGCCCGGAGCCAGCAGATCGCACCGATGGGCCTCGTGGCCACGCTCCTGCAGCTCGGCCACCGCCTGCTCATCGAGGTCCACACCGACGTAGCGGTGCCCGAGCCCGATGAGTGGATCCGCGACCGCGCCGTACCCACAGCCGAGATCGAGCACGAGACCAGGCTGCAACCCGGCCGACCCGATCAGCCGGACCGCGCTGCCGTAGGAGGTGTCCTGGTCGAACCCGTGCCGGTAACGCGTGCCGCCCTCGCCCGTCATGCGTGCTGCTCGGGATCGCCGAGGTACTCGTAGATGCCCTTGAAGGCGGCCTCCCAGTCGCCATGACGGGCAGCGATGTCCTCGAGCCCCGTCGCACCCAGCCGGACCCGCAGCGACGGGTCGGCAACGAGCCGGCCGATCGCCTCGGTCAGACCGTCGACGGTCCGGCGGCACCGCAACGAGTTCTCGCCATGATGGAGGATCCAGTCGCCGGCGGGGTTGTCGAACGCCACGACCGGCACCCCGCAGGCCATCAGCTCGAGTGGCAGGTACGACGGGTGGGCGGAAACCGTCAGGGCCACGCCCACGTCGCAGGTCCGGTAGAGCTGACCCGTCTCCCGGTAGTCGAGCAGCCCCAGGTGCTGGATGCCCCGCCCGAGATCGTCGGGGGTGGCCCACGAGCCGGCGGTGACGATGTGGACATCATCACCGAAGCGCTCCTTCACCTGGACGAGCGCCGGGGACGCTAGTTCCCAGCAGTTGCGCCAGTGACCCGGCCGGGCATAGACGAAGACCCGAACCGGCCCATCGTGATCGAGTGGTCTCCTGCCCTCAGCGTGGAACACGGACCGATCCACCGCGGGCGTGAAGGCGAATCCCCTGCCCTGGTACTGGTCACGGTAGATCCGGAGCAGGTTGTCGGTGTTGCACAACCCGTAGAGGCCGAGCCGGTAGCTCTCCTCGGCGAGGGCGTACTGGGTGCCTGCCGGGTAGAACATCGGCTCGAAGTCCTGGATGAGGTAGAACTTGCGGCGGGTCCGCCGGAACCGGGCCACCGAATAGGCGGTGACCCAGAGCGTGGCGATCGACACGTCCGCCGCCGGGACCGACTCGAGGGCCGGGTCCGTGGGACCGTCGACGAAGGCGATCATGCTCTCGGCCAGGGCCGGGAATGCCGCCGCCAGCGCGGAACGGAAGAACGGCTCGTTGGGCGCGGCCATCACCACGAACTGGTTCCGCACCCCGTGCACCCGAGCCAGGTGATCGGCCAAGCGCAACGCGGTGTTGATGCCCCCGTAGAAGGGGCTGTCGATGTCGGGCACGAACCAGTTGATCGTCTCCGGGGGGAAGCCCGCCGTGTTGGCGGCGTGCAGCGCGTGCACCCTGGCCGCGACCTGATCGTCGGCTCGGCACACGTCGGCCAACCACGCGGCCTCGGAGCCCTCCGAGGTCTGGCGGAAGACGGTGAACGACCGGTTGAGCACCTGGCCGACCTTGTCGAGGGGTGCCTGCTCGCTGGGCTCCGCCAGGCGTGGCACCCGGCTGTGCAGGGAGAGGTTGGGGGTGAAGTACGGATCACCCGCCCGCAACCACTTCTGGTACCGCCAGTAGCTGGCAAAGAAGTCCTCCGTCGGCACGTCGGTGCCACGGGTGGCGGACTCGAGGTGACGGACCGTCGCGTAAGGCGTGCACACGTTGCGCCACCCGTGGAACCGAACGTCCAGGCCC harbors:
- a CDS encoding methyltransferase domain-containing protein — translated: MTGEGGTRYRHGFDQDTSYGSAVRLIGSAGLQPGLVLDLGCGYGAVADPLIGLGHRYVGVDLDEQAVAELQERGHEAHRCDLLAPGDELVERLSRIVDGRRLAAILALDVLEHLLDIPATLRALASVAEPSDAPLVVSFPNITHFDVGAKLLMGRWDTTDEGLLDRTHTQFLSGPDLLRVFLEAGWRQAGADDVIRPVSDQCFPSYTPVLRPGTPAHGLLRAWRDAADPYGSTFQFVRLFRLHPPQRREAVAGVDEVRPFATVIVLTGRGQDPRDLADLHRDLDGQRGVEHEVRVVEAEDGQVIEALNEALRQARGRYVSVLRPGQRVGPGWLAALVAAEQRAVGAVLRATVRTYDDEVGAASAEGSFAVLAADAGEVAQAPLDPVHVDVPAPVIPAAFAVPAQVAQTAGVVPEERHGSSSLAVFLARAAALCGVEPADGAEVLVPRSHLPDPVVDGERIDDALSEQPMLLRAGDANRLADLRRRILADEARLSALEAQLASRDQRMELLSEHVRDLGTRMRTVEAERDLWRREAERRLGVRLRAVARRVLERFQSR
- the meaB gene encoding methylmalonyl Co-A mutase-associated GTPase MeaB, which codes for MTESVDELVRGIRARDRRSLARAITLAESSRADHRAVAAGVLEQVLPETGRSVRLGISGPPGVGKSTFIEALGLRIVEDHALAVLAIDPSSRRSGGSILGDKTRMGELARQPRAFIRPTPGGGQLGGVARRTREAILLCEASGFDVVIVETIGVGQSEVAVGEMVDLFLLLVAPGGGDELQGIKRGIMELADLVVVNKADGDLAAAAGRTAADYTNAVHLLRPKWRAWQTRVLTCSALTGAGLAEVWEAILAFRDALTASGELAELRAAQAKAWMWAEVRDSLLERFESAASVRSMLPSLEDQVARGEITPSAAAAELLQAFERDRST